The nucleotide window GTTCGAATCCATAAGACAAGGCTATCACACAATTGGCGCAATTGTATGGACTACATTTATCAGTAAAATCGAAGTCGAAGACTCGCTCAAAAAACTTCTCGAAAAGGGCTTGATAGTCAAAAACGAAAAGCGACAGGGACTAAACAAAATCGATACCTACGATATAGAGCCAGAGCTTGCAGACAAGGTAGGTGTTGAAAAGAAAAGCCTCATTGGCACTACCAAAAAGCTGCCAAGCGCAATCAAATCCCTCAAGGGAATTAGCGATGCAATCCAGGTTACCAAAATTGCAATCGAAGAAGAAGACATTGAGAAAATAATCAAGAGTTTTGACTCTTTCATTGACACTGACAAATTAGGTGGAATGATGATAGATCAGTTCCTAGAGGAGCACAGAGAGGTAAGGCTACTCAAAGTCAGACTGGAAGATAAAGGACTTGACTATCTCAAAGAAAACAAGGAAAAGATTCTCACACTATTTGACAATCTGGAAGCAATAATTACCAAAAAGCTTCGCGGCCAAGTATAGTTATTCTGCAGACAAGTCCCAATAGTTTGCATTTTCCTGCTTTACTATTGGCTTGTTTAGGCCCTTCCATTCCTTGAATGATCTGACGTATAGTTTGACATTTGGATAGTCAGCTGATTTTAGCGCATAATATGCAAGACCAGAAAGTGTTCCAACACTTCCACAGTATGTGATGATTTCAGAATCTTCGTTGATGTTTCTATTTTTGAGCAAGCGCTTGAGGTCATCCTTTTTTCTCAGGATTCTGTCCTCTGATGCCAAGGTTCGGTATGGAATGTTGATTGCACCAGGAATGTGTTGCTCCAAATAGTTTAGGCGCTCGCGATTATCAATCACTATGACATTTTTTCCTTCTTTTGCCGTTTCTAGATAGTCGGCAGTTGCCATTATCTCTGGATGCAAATTAACGGAGTGAGTCTTTGGAGATACGGTTGTCTCTGCAGAGTCTGTTTCCAATCCAAGTTCTTTCCATTGTGAATATGTCGTGTCTAATAGTGAGACATCAGAGTGGCCCAAATACTGCAAGGTCCAGGCTACGCGCGATGCCAGAGCGCCAAACGTATCATCATAAATGACAACGGGGGTTTGATCATCGATTCCAAGGTTTTGTGCAATCTTTAGCACCTTTTCTGGCGAATCATCGGCAAGTAATTCTGCTAGGGGTAAATTGACAGACTTTGGGATGTGATCTTTTTTGTAGTCTTCTGCACGCCTTACATCGATTACTCGTACGCTGTTATCACGGAGCTGTCCTCGCAGACTATCAGAGTCTATTGTGGATTTACTCAAGCTGCGCATTCTCCCTTGCCAGTTCTTGCGTGATAGTGAGAGTCGCTTCCATAGTCTGCATAAAAGTCCTTGTCTGCTTCAATTGATGGTGCCTCTGTAAACGGCAAG belongs to Candidatus Nitrosotenuis cloacae and includes:
- a CDS encoding sulfurtransferase → MRSLSKSTIDSDSLRGQLRDNSVRVIDVRRAEDYKKDHIPKSVNLPLAELLADDSPEKVLKIAQNLGIDDQTPVVIYDDTFGALASRVAWTLQYLGHSDVSLLDTTYSQWKELGLETDSAETTVSPKTHSVNLHPEIMATADYLETAKEGKNVIVIDNRERLNYLEQHIPGAINIPYRTLASEDRILRKKDDLKRLLKNRNINEDSEIITYCGSVGTLSGLAYYALKSADYPNVKLYVRSFKEWKGLNKPIVKQENANYWDLSAE